AGTGTCGAGGAAATCTGTCAGATCACCTTCTTTGATCCCTGGTTTGTGCACAACATCCGCCAGATTATCGAAAAGGAGGAGGAACTCAAGGAGGTTGGCTGCGCAGGGATGTCCGTTGAAACCCTTCTGGAGGCGAAACAGTACGGCTTTTCCGACAAGATGCTCGGCAAGTTGTGGGGTAAAAGCGAAGATGAGGTACGCGCTTTGCGCCACGGTCTCAAAATCCGCCCGGTCTACAAGCGCGTCGATACCTGCGGCGCCGAATTTGTCGCATATACGCCTTACCTCTACTCCACCTATGAGGAGGAATGTGAAGCCGCGCCGACCGACCGCAAGAAGATCATGATCCTCGGCGGCGGACCAAACCGTATCGGTCAGGGGATCGAATTCGATTACTGCTGCGTGCACGGGGTCTTTGCTCTGGCTGAGGACGGCTACGAAACGATCATGGTTAACTGTAATCCTGAGACCGTCTCCACCGACTACGATACCTCGGATCGCCTCTATTTTGAGCCGCTGACCCTCGAAGATGTGCTGGAGATTGTCCACGTCGAGAAACCGGTTGGCGTCATTGTTCAGTTTGGCGGCCAGACGCCGCTGAAACTGGCGGTCGCCCTGGAGAAAGCCGGGGTGCCGATCATCGGGACTTCGCCAGACGCTATCGACCGCGCTGAAGACCGTGAGCGCTTTCAGGAGATGCTGCACAAACTCGGTCTGTTACAGCCGGAGAACGGTACCGCCCGCTCCTTCGATGAAGCCGAAGTTGTGGCCAATCGTATCGGCTACCCGGTTGTCGTCCGTCCTTCCTACGTCCTCGGCGGTCGGGCCATGGAGATCGTCTATGACGTCGAGAATCTGCGGCGCTACATGACGACGGCGGTGCTGGCGTCGCCGGAACATCCGATCCTCATCGACAAGTTTCTCAATGAAGCGATCGAGATCGATGTTGACGCCCTCTGCGACGGCAGCGAGGTAGTGATCGGCGGGATCATGGAGCATATCGAAGAGGCGGGGATTCACTCTGGCGATTCAGCCTGTTCTCTGCCGCCTTACACTCTGGCACAGGAAGTGATTGACGAGATACGCCGGCAAACGGTCATGATGGCTCTGGAGCTGAACGTCAAAGGGTTGATGAACGTGCAGTATGCCCTCAAGGATGGAAAAATCTACATCCTCGAAGTCAATCCGCGCGCGTCCCGCACCGCCCCTTTTGTTTCCAAAGCCACTGGACGCCCCCTTGCCAAGATTGCGGCACGGGTAATGGCCGGCAAAAGTCTCAAGGAGTTGGGGGTCTTTGGCGACATCGTCCCCTCCTACTATTCGGTCAAGGAAGCGGTCTTCCCCTTTGCCAAATTCCCCGGTGTCGATACCATTCTCGGGCCGGAGATGAAATCGACCGGTGAGGTCATGGGGATCGGCGACACCTTTGCTGAGGCCTTCGCCAAGGCGCAACTTGGCGCCAATGTCAAGCTCCCCTTGACGGGAAATGTTTTTATCAGTGTGCGCGATATCGATAAAAAGTGCATCCTTGAGACGGCGAGGAAGCTGCAGACATGTGGTTTCGGACTGATTGCCACCGATGGCACGGCGGCTTTCCTGATCGAAAAGGGGCTGAACGTTCGGCGTATCAACAAGGTTCTGCAGGGGAGACCGCATATCGTTGACGCTCTCAAAAATGGTGAGGTGCAGTTGGTGATCAATACGACGCACGGGGCG
The Deltaproteobacteria bacterium HGW-Deltaproteobacteria-4 DNA segment above includes these coding regions:
- the carB gene encoding carbamoyl phosphate synthase large subunit (four CarB-CarA dimers form the carbamoyl phosphate synthetase holoenzyme that catalyzes the production of carbamoyl phosphate; CarB is responsible for the amidotransferase activity); translation: MPKRTDIHKILIIGAGPIVIGQACEFDYSGTQACKALKEEGYEVILLNSNPATIMTDPDFADRTYIEPVTPEILAKIIEKERPDAILPTLGGQTALNTAVAVAEAGILEKFGVELIGAKLPAIKKAEDRTLFKAAMEKIGLTVPKSGLAHNRAEAMEVIKSIGFPAIIRPSFTLGGTGGGIAYNMEEYERMALFGIESSPTDEVLVEESVIGWKEYELEVMRDTADNVVIICSIENFDPMGVHTGDSITVAPAQTLTDKEYQILRDASLKIIREIGVDTGGSNIQFGINPRDGRLVVIEMNPRVSRSSALASKATGFPIAKIAAKLAVGYRLDEIRNDITRETPACFEPTIDYVVTKVPRFTFEKFPAADATLTTQMKSVGEVMAIGRTFKESLQKSLRALEVGVCGFDSKFFDLSDDVRRALSENERQLLLDKLRVPNADRIWYLADALRTGMSVEEICQITFFDPWFVHNIRQIIEKEEELKEVGCAGMSVETLLEAKQYGFSDKMLGKLWGKSEDEVRALRHGLKIRPVYKRVDTCGAEFVAYTPYLYSTYEEECEAAPTDRKKIMILGGGPNRIGQGIEFDYCCVHGVFALAEDGYETIMVNCNPETVSTDYDTSDRLYFEPLTLEDVLEIVHVEKPVGVIVQFGGQTPLKLAVALEKAGVPIIGTSPDAIDRAEDRERFQEMLHKLGLLQPENGTARSFDEAEVVANRIGYPVVVRPSYVLGGRAMEIVYDVENLRRYMTTAVLASPEHPILIDKFLNEAIEIDVDALCDGSEVVIGGIMEHIEEAGIHSGDSACSLPPYTLAQEVIDEIRRQTVMMALELNVKGLMNVQYALKDGKIYILEVNPRASRTAPFVSKATGRPLAKIAARVMAGKSLKELGVFGDIVPSYYSVKEAVFPFAKFPGVDTILGPEMKSTGEVMGIGDTFAEAFAKAQLGANVKLPLTGNVFISVRDIDKKCILETARKLQTCGFGLIATDGTAAFLIEKGLNVRRINKVLQGRPHIVDALKNGEVQLVINTTHGAQAVIDSYSIRREALMQGIAYDTTISGASAIADAIIALKTQELRVKPLQDYLATL